In Limanda limanda chromosome 21, fLimLim1.1, whole genome shotgun sequence, a genomic segment contains:
- the si:ch211-214e3.5 gene encoding zinc finger protein 518A produces the protein MEEDFIIPHDSAKNCSISVIVEEKDKVKDLYKPFREVTDGTQLNNAQESSIKEHGSSSKKDKQALNKGHCKIQQGAVFSGKILSFGCSVCKDDFTYSPNDLLKHFRAVHEGTLPTYPCDLCGFVTNEFPALQRHRIGHKNTLVTCELCNNDVQYSLLLLTRHYILCHSLNGQFTCDWCEFTTVDAGTFVQHIHHHNESHWKCLKCRHISLNEEGHQRHMKAHSDTFPFTCQICGYGATRSEYLKKHTSAVHKQEAWQSIEDGSNPANATATLKLLLKKSSEAKDTQRISKINSFSGSITYQNGISFEDAHHVSDGTIAKKDTKNGSKGSHNTEQSTPVMLPECDSSACSDAIHTSPNALSALMVKNNISLPPNCTTKVMGFKMVDGKKHLVLKVIPTAKQDSTVQNNSSIVDVGFLEQNSVLDESKDSVENGENYFTASPRMESCKQMDQDDIMAVKVKIEEEETSVCHLDSTPHRDYVEREAIPLQKMSSACADIFHSITNDDVDDQNHPSQTCSDRNIFGSNSISVTVNADATGHSSSKISKTLTACASNITVVSSPSKVAQEKLLSKKTTRNLGAANELSLTDRVADKPIKEHKVNSSFHTIENDEQTCLSTSDKTNSAGPESKHKNGQQNLKLSSNPVLASESSPHTPGSRESAVGTENCTQNSPNQEVFTFHNYSKETFCTSPNTSQSFDNMSEYPIDNQIFCESSQFSLTLAESPEPFTEKGKRVRNRERMKDVEVDECTTSFDDPTTEDENPESVFQDFNIIKIEEDSIPISKTQSESKSNSTSFASFVEEHSDEIITQQLHKERVKCSNASNDSLKQSKKTLRILQFPEGKKPVLLRTTENPFAMPVQVTGSPGFKLISNSSNPQINVSYLKQGAERSSNPNGVTSNPTGVTSTPNSLTVGVSTPKVGVTEKGTALLSAVQPGVGTTSSHYFINSPGLKGPVLLSSSPQNTPMDKSAKTQSTCYLVQRSLPFLHTPVSPGLRLASSQDPLNSRPVLAMPMSSSDKPSSLQPGRQAFFLRYISPSKSGLLLNNQDTKTGSQCSQTSESPGNKLVFKIVAPTGLTSGAPTSSSQPLFLATRPQTQCFLLSSNKTKANASNGVKKLRTIQNTAQKEVRESCISPTELNVKVQPCEAEKPILAQRPIRPPSQRKRRIKPLFDELQASGNKARRLSNRVLTEKETAVLWKPVAKEVERTLRLSPFSSLQQIKCPRRYQPVVVLNHPDADIPEVVNIMKVVNRNKGAVTKVSLCQKTSQALSELGAQGKNYSTKGVSSHGDDPRPRPVHSSVRERFLLKLKLRKKSKKKYEVVEHLSGCRPESMVFDCWFCGRLFNSQEEWIGHGQRHLMEATRDWNKLF, from the coding sequence ATGGAAGAAGACTTCATAATACCTCATGATTCTGCCAAAAACTGCAGCATATCAGTAATAGTGGAAGAAAAAGACAAGGTAAAAGACTTGTATAAGCCCTTCAGAGAAGTGACAGATGGGACACAATTAAATAATGCACAAGAATCTTCCATCAAGGAGCATGGAAGTTCCAGCAAGAAAGATAAACAAGCACTCAATAAAGGCCATTGTAAAATTCAGCAAGGGGCTGTTTTCTCTGGAAAGATTCTGAGTTTTGGATGCTCTGTGTGCAAAGACGATTTCACATACAGCCCCAATGATCTCCTCAAACATTTTCGAGCGGTTCATGAAGGAACCCTTCCAACATACCCTTGTGATCTGTGTGGCTTTGTCACAAACGAGTTCCCTGCTCTCCAACGCCATCGGATTGGGCACAAAAATACCCTTGTTACATGCGAGCTCTGCAACAATGATGTTCAATACTCTCTGCTTTTGCTCACCAGACACTACATCTTGTGTCACAGTCTAAATGGACAGTTTACCTGCGACTGGTGTGAGTTTACTACTGTGGATGCAGGCACATTCGTGCAACACATCCATCATCATAATGAGAGTCATTGGAAGTGTTTAAAATGCAGACACATCAGCTTGAACGAAGAAGGTCACCAGAGGCACATGAAAGCTCACTCGGATACATTTCCCTTCACTTGTCAGATCTGTGGATATGGTGCAACACGAAGCGAATACCTGAAAAAACACACTTCAGCTGTTCACAAACAGGAGGCTTGGCAGTCCATAGAAGACGGCAGCAATCCAGCAAATGCAACTGCAACCTTGAAACTGTTGCTGAAAAAGAGTTCTGAAGCTAAGGACACTCAGAGGATatcaaaaataaacagtttttctGGAAGTATAACCTACCAAAATGGCATTTCATTTGAGGATGCCCACCACGTTTCGGATGGCACTATTGCAAAAAAGGACACTAAAAACGGGAGCAAAGGTTCTCATAACACAGAACAGTCAACACCAGTGATGTTACCAGAATGTGACAGCTCTGCCTGCTCTGATGCAATTCACACAAGTCCTAATGCGCTGAGTGCTCTGATGGTTAAGAACAACATTTCTCTTCCTCCCAATTGTACAACCAAAGTGATGGGATTCAAAATGGTTGATGGCAAAAAACATTTGGTCCTTAAAGTGATCCCAACAGCGAAACAAGACTCAACCGTTCAGAACAATTCCTCAATTGTAGATGTGGGATTCTTGGAACAAAATTCTGTGTTGGATGAAAGTAAAGACTCTGTTGAGAATGGGGAAAATTATTTTACAGCTTCACCAAGAATGGAATCTTGCAAACAGATGGATCAAGATGATATTATGGCAGTAAAAGTAAAGATTGAGGAGGAAGAAACCTCTGTTTGCCACCTTGATTCCACCCCACACAGAGATTATGTTGAGAGAGAAGCTATTCCTTTACAAAAAATGTCTTCGGCTTGTGCTGATATCTTCCATTCCATAACAAATGATGATGTGGACGACCAAAATCACCCAAGTCAAACATGCTCAGACAGAAATATATTTGGTAGCAACTCAATCTCTGTAACAGTTAATGCTGATGCAACTGGCCATAGCAGTTCTAAAATAAGTAAAACTTTAACAGCATGTGCTAGTAACATCACAGTTGTATCTTCACCTTCAAAAGTTGCTCAGGAAAAACTGCTTTCCAAAAAAACTACTAGAAACCTTGGTGCTGCAAATGAGTTATCATTGACTGACAGAGTGGCAGATAAACCTATTAAGGAACACAAAGTAAACTCTTCTTTTCATACTATAGAAAATGATGAACAAACTTGTCTAAGTACTTCAGACAAGACTAATAGTGCTGGACCTGAAAGTAAACATAAAAATGGACAGCAAAATTTAAAGCTTTCATCAAATCCAGTACTTGCATCAGAGTCATCCCCACACACTCCAGGTAGCAGAGAAAGTGCTGTGGGCACTGAAAACTGCACTCAAAATTCACCGAACCAGGAAGTGTTTACCTTTCATAATTATTCCAAGGAAACATTCTGTACTTCACCTAACACTTCCCAAAGCTTTGACAATATGTCTGAATACCCAATTGACAATCAAATTTTTTGTGAATCATCACAGTTCAGCCTAACATTGGCAGAGTCTCCAGAACCATTCACGGAAAAGGGCAAAAGGGTTAGAAATCGGGAGAGAATGAAAGATGTTGAGGTTGATGAGTGCACAACTAGTTTTGATGATCCTACCACTGAAGATGAAAATCCAGAGTCCGTGTTCCAAGACTTTAATATCATCAAAATTGAAGAGGACAGCATTCCAATATCAAAAACACAATCCGAGTCAAAGAGTAATTCAACTTCCTTTGCCAGTTTTGTAGAAGAACATTCAGATGAAATCATTACCCAACAGCTTCACAAGGAAAGAGTAAAATGTTCAAATGCCAGCAATGATTCTTTGAAACAATCAAAAAAAACTCTGCGAATTCTTCAATTTCCAGAGGGCAAGAAGCCAGTACTCCTGAGGACTACCGAGAATCCATTTGCCATGCCAGTACAAGTTACGGGAAGTCCAGGATTCAAACTGATATCCAATTCTTCAAATCCTCAGATTAATGTCTCTTACTTGAAGCAAGGGGCAGAAAGATCAAGTAACCCAAATGGTGTAACTTCTAACCCAACCGGTGTAACTTCAACCCCAAACAGCTTGACAGTAGGTGTATCAACGCCAAAGGTAGGGGTGACTGAAAAAGGGAcggctcttctctctgctgttcaACCAGGTGTTGGTACCACCTCAAGTCACTACTTTATCAACAGCCCAGGTTTAAAAGGTCCTGTACTCCTTTCAAGCTCACCACAGAATACACCCATGGACAAATCGGCAAAGACACAGTCTACCTGTTACTTGGTACAAAGGTCTCTTCCATTCCTCCATACCCCTGTTAGTCCCGGCCTCAGACTGGCAAGTTCACAAGACCCACTGAACTCGCGGCCAGTTCTGGCCATGCCCATGAGCTCTTCAGACAAACCCAGCAGTCTGCAGCCTGGTCGACAAGCATTCTTTCTCCGGTACATTTCTCCTTCCAAATCAGGCCTACTTCTGAACAACCAAGACACAAAGACTGGGAGTCAGTGCAGCCAAACCAGTGAGAGCCCAGGAAACAAACTCGTATTCAAAATTGTCGCCCCTACTGGCCTTACAAGTGGTGCTCCCACCTCAAGCAGTCAACCTTTGTTTTTGGCCACTAGACCTCAGACCCAGTGCTTTCTGCTGTCATCAAACAAAACCAAGGCAAATGCCTCCAATGGAGTCAAGAAATTGAGGACAATCCAAAATACTGCACAGAAAGAAGTCAGGGAATCTTGTATTTCACCCACTGAACTGAATGTAAAAGTGCAACCGTGTGAAGCAGAGAAGCCTATTCTAGCCCAAAGGCCAATTCGTCCTCCAAGCCAAAGGAAAAGGCGCATAAAACCATTGTTTGATGAACTTCAAGCAAGTGGGAATAAAGCAAGACGACTCTCAAATAGAGTACTGACTGAGAAAGAGACTGCTGTCTTATGGAAGCCCGTAGCCAAAGAAGTTGAAAGGACACTGAGACTTTCCCCATTCAGTTCTCTACAGCAGATCAAATGTCCTCGTCGGTACCAACCTGTTGTGGTGCTCAATCACCCTGATGCTGACATTCCCGAAGTGGTGAATATCATGAAGGTAGTTAACAGGAACAAAGGTGCTGTTACTAAGGTCTCTCTGTGTCAGAAAACAAGCCAAGCACTCTCTGAGCTTGGTGCTCAAGGGAAGAACTACTCAACCAAAGGTGTGTCATCTCATGGCGATGATCCCAGACCTCGGCCAGTTCATAGTTCTGTCCGAGAACGATTCCTTTTGAAACTTAAGCTaaggaaaaaaagcaaaaaaaagtaTGAGGTAGTGGAACATTTATCAGGTTGTAGACCAGAGTCCATGGTGTTTGACTGCTGGTTTTGTGGTCGACTCTTCAACAGCCAAGAAGAGTGGATTGGCCATGGCCAGCGGCACCTCATGGAGGCAACTAGAGACTGGAATAAACTGTTCTAA